A single window of Colletotrichum destructivum chromosome 9, complete sequence DNA harbors:
- a CDS encoding Putative AMP-dependent synthetase/ligase domain, AMP-binding, AMP-binding enzyme domain, ANL, which produces MSLTLQTAINGPTNSTAVIVPSKSNPLTVTYGDLVKETSAFQQKLAAIGITRGSPVSIATVNSYEFIVSFLAASWQRGIAAPLNPAYKQDEFEFYIEDVKSAIVLVPKGAYAAGAPAVKAAKKFNAAVAETYWDESKKEVALDVKDLGQLKGKGPEKVLKAEVDDVALVLHTSGTTSRPKVVPLTHRNLTRTMKNIQNTYQLTDKDRTMLVMPLFHVHGLLCGLLAPLACGGSMVVPSKFSATEFWGDFVAHKANWYTAVPTIHQILLKNPAPNPLPNIRFIRSCSSPLSPTVFHQLEETYKAPVLEAYAMTEAAHQMTSNPLPPAKRKPGTVGLGQGVDVRILDDAGNELAQGQEGEICIRGENVTKGYLNNESANASSFTKGGFFRTGDQGKKDEDGYIIITGRIKELINKGGEKISPIELDNVLTRHPAVSEAVSFAIPDDMYGQDIGVAVVLKPGQQLKGDDLKKWVSEKLAKFKVPKKIYFTETMPKTATGKIQRRIVAEKMQQQEAPKAKL; this is translated from the exons ATGTCATTGACTCTTCAAACCGCCATCAATGGCCCCACCAACTCGACGGCAGTCATCGTGCCGTCCAAGTCCAATCCTCTGACTGTTACGTACGGCGACCTGGTCAAGGAGACGTCAGCCTTTCAGCAGAAACTGGCGGCCATCGGTATCACTCGCGGCTCGCCCGTCTCCATCGCGACCGTCAACTCGTACGAGTTCATCGTCTCCTTCCTGGCCGCTTCGTGGCAGCGTGGCATCGCCGCGCCCCTGAACCCAGCCTACAAACAGGACGAGTTTGAGTTCTACATCGAGGACGTCAAGTCTGCCATAGTCTTGGTTCCCAAGGGCGCCTATGCTGCTGGTGCTCCCGCCGTCAAGGCTGCGAAGAAATTCAAcgctgctgttgccgagACGTACTGGGATGAGTCCAAGAAGGAGGTCGCGCTGGATGTGAAGGACCTGGGCCAGCTCAAAGGCAAGGGGCCCGAGAAGGTATTGaaggccgaggtggacgacgtcgccTTGGTGCTGCACACCAGCGGAACAACGTCCAGACCCAAAGTC GTTCCTCTGACACACCGCAACCTGACCAGGACGATGA AGAACATCCAAAACACCTATCAGCTGACGGACAAGGACCGCACCATGCTGGTAATGCCTCTTTTTCATGTCCACGGCCTCCTCTGCGGTCTCCTCGCACCCCTGGCCTGCGGCGGCTCCATGGTGGTTCCGTCTAAGTTCTCTGCTACCGAATTCTGGGGAGATTTTGTCGCCCACAAAGCCAACTGGTACACCGCCGTGCCCACCATCCACCAGATTCTCCTCAAGAATCCGGCGCCCAATCCGTTGCCCAACATTCGCTTCATTCGTTCGTGCTCCTCCCCTCTGTCGCCCACCGTCTTCCaccagctcgaggagacgTACAAGGCccccgtcctcgaggcctACGCCATGACCGAGGCCGCCCACCAGATGACCTCCAACCCCCTGCCCCCCGCGAAGCGCAAACCCGGCACTGTAggtctcggccagggcgtcgacgtgcgcatcctcgacgacgcagGCAACGAACTCGCGCAGGGCCAGGAGGGCGAGATCTGCATCCGCGGGGAGAACGTTACCAAGGGCTACCTCAACAACGAGAGCGCCAACGCGTCGTCCTTTACCAAGGGCGGCTTTTTCCGCACGGGCGACCAGGGAAAGAAGGACGAAGATGGctacatcatcatcacggGCCGCATCAAggagctcatcaacaagggcggcgagaagatCAGCCccatcgagctcgacaaTGTCCTCACGCGCCACCCCGCCGTCTCCGAGGCCGTCAGCTTCGCCATCCCTGATGACATGTACGGCCAAGATATCGGTGTGGCTGTTGTGCTTAAGCCGGGACAGCAGCTCAAGGGCGACGACTTGAAGAAGTGGGTATCGGAAAAGCTGGCCAAGTTCAAGGTTCCCAAGAAG ATTTACTTCACAGAGACGATGCCCAAGACAGCCACCGGCAAGATCCAGCGCCGCATCGTTGCCGAGAagatgcagcagcaagaGGCGCCCAAGGCCAAGTTGTAG
- a CDS encoding Putative G-patch domain, RNA recognition motif domain, RNA-binding domain superfamily — protein MAAPPPPPPPARGGLSLYANLLDPVVDASSATISSAPVRYNQDGTVADAKDDAAAKKLIDPSLRFQPIRRPQAKATKPKPTFPKTIPSANASAGASSAPSPASAPSTAPQQPPPPKSTLADWAVTEDDEWRYSVNVSGDKSHQRGGRRKKKKKGHNDQPAETNWDDIYDPTKPTNVEEYLRSDERIREVQEWKRVLYRHRRRRSSSDDSDEEPARQQATNQFAPPPEYSFVPPPPASPPPASAVQIPDDTAGDDVYTRRLALSGDVPPPPPDANLPPLPPPTDAATISRAPVRYTPSTEPQPAAEKGDSDRDSPPPALGLGATPAGADDEPLVPRSSRPGQAGFAQRLMSKYGWTKGSGLGADESGIVNPLRVQVEKRKKRSDAEGGGWAEPANRAKVLGGKRKDDAEGGKFGGPMSEVIVLQQMLDNMEDLRGEIANGLGQEIGEECGEKYGRVERLYIDVENRQVFIRFTDQVSALRAVNELDGRVFNGNTVVPKFYDTEKFERGVYQ, from the exons ATGGCagcgcccccccctccacctcctccggcgcgAGGCGGCCTGTCTCTCTACGCGAACCTCCTCGACCCGGTTGTCgacgcctcctcggccacgatCTCCAGCGCACCAGTCCGCTACAATCAAGATGGTACCGTTGCAGATGCAAAAGACGACGCAGCAGCGAAGAAGCTCATAGATCCAT CCCTCCGCTTCCAGCCCATCCGTAGGCCACAGGCCAAGGCCACAAAACCAAAGCCAACCTTCCCGAAAACGATACCCAGCGCGAACGCCTCTGCAGGAGCATCATCAGCACCGTCGCCCGCATCCGCGCCCTCGACAGCTCCGCAGCagcccccgccgccgaaaAGCACCCTCGCCGACTGGGCCGtcaccgaggacgacgagtgGCGGTACAGCGTGAACGTGAGCGGCGATAAATCTCAccagcgcggcggccgccggaagaagaagaagaaaggtCACAATGACCAGCCGGCTGAGACGAACTGGGACGACATCTACGACCCGACCAAGCCCACAAACGTCGAGGAGTACTTGCGCAGCGACGAACGTATCCGCGAGGTGCAGGAATGGAAGAGGGTGCTCTACCGCCACCGCAGACGCAGGAGTTCAAGCGATGATAGTGACGAAGAGCCGGCTCGCCAGCAGGCAACAA ACCAGtttgcgccgccgcccgaaTACTCCTTCGTCCCTCCACCACCggcctccccgccgccggcgtccgcgGTACAGATTCCCGACGATAcagccggcgacgacgtctaCACTCGCCGCCTAGCTCTCTCCGGAGATGTACCGCCACCCCCTCCCGACGCCaatcttcctcctctgccaCCTCCGACAGACGCAGCAACCATATCCCGCGCGCCCGTTCGCTACACCCCGTCCACAGAACCCCAACCGGCAGCAGAAAAGGGAGACTCCGACCGAGactcccctcctccagccctcggcctcggcgccacccccgccggcgccgacgacgaaccgCTTGTGCCGCGTTCCTCCCGCCCAGGCCAAGCTGGCTTCGCCCAGCGCTTGATGAGCAAATACGGCTGGACAAAGGGCTCCGGCCTCGGCGCTGACGAGTCCGGCATCGTCAACCCGCTTAGGGTGCAGGTGGAGAAGCGCAAGAAGAGGTctgacgccgagggcggcggctgggctGAGCCCGCCAACCGTgccaaggtcctcggcgggAAGCGCAAGGACGACGCTGAGGGCGGCAAGTTCGGCGGGCCCATGAGCGAAGTCATCGTGCTGCAGCAGATGCTTGACAACATGGAAGACCTCCGGGGAGAGATCGCAAATGGCCTGGGACAGGAGATTGGGGAAGAGTGCGGCGAGAAG TATGGCCGTGTTGAGCGCTTAtacatcgacgtcgagaaccGGCAGGTCTTCATCAGGTTCACAGATCAAGTTTCCGCACTTCGT GCCGTCAACGAACTGGATGGCCGCGTCTTCAACGGCAACACCGTAGTGCCCAAGTTCTATGATACTGAAAAATTTGAGAGAGGGGTCTATCAGTAG
- a CDS encoding Putative Receptor L-domain superfamily: protein MYSKIIPALAALGAGVVSAQSSSNICSSATLTITDAAMATNIPCGTINGAVKIAEDITGNVDINGPRTIKGDLIVTNVTQLVGLSSSTLASVEGTFKMQGLTVLSNLQFTSLTTVGSIDWVTLPALGSLVFGTAGVTKVNDILISDTFLKSLDGLNVASVDSLRINNNNQLVSYSNQLANATKTIEINSNGPDLGITLPNLIWAGEIIIADAAKVQMDSLEVVNGSIKFDKNTFTEFIAPNLTETSDGDVSFINNVELTNLSLPLLTKTGGGLTIQNNTLLQKIDGLPELKQIGGAVLLRGNFTEVALPALEDVKGAFDTQSTGNIDTSCDIFNKMDGRQIQGDYKCRSNNTKANEDGDSNGGSAGGSQNGSGSGSEGAAGIVSVNTALLGAALLFGFAKLL from the exons ATGTACTCCAAGATCAtccccgccctcgcggccctTGGTGCCGGTGTTGTGTCCG CccagagcagcagcaacatttgctcctcggccaccctCACCATCACCgatgccgccatggccaccaaCATCCCTTGCGGCACCATCAACGGTGCCGTCAAGATTGCAGAGGACATAACCGGCAACGTCGACATCAACGGCCCCAGGACCATCAAGGGCGACCTGATCGTTACCAACGTCACTCAGCTTGTTGGCCTCAGCAGCTCCACTCTCGCCTCCGTTGAGGGCACCTTCAAGATGCAGGGCCTGACTGTCCTCTCTAACCTTCAGTTCACTTCGCTCACCACTGTCGGCTCCATCGACTGGGTTACTCTGCCTGCCCTCGgctccctcgtcttcggtACCGCCGGTGTTACCAAGGTTAACGACATTCTCATTAGCGACACCTTCCTCAAGAGCTTGGACGGCCTGAACGTTGCCTCCGTCGACTCCCTCCGtatcaacaacaacaaccagcTCGTTTCCTACAGCAACCAGCTGGCTAACGCCACCAAGACCATCGAGATCAACTCCAACGGCCCTGACCTGGGCATCACCCTTCCCAACCTTATCTGGGCCGGTGAGATTATTAttgccgatgccgccaagGTCCAGATGGACTCCCTTGAGGTTGTCAACGGCTCCATCAAGTTCGACAAGAACACCTTCACCGAGTTCATCGCCCCCAACCTGACCGAGACGTCCGATGGCGATGTTTCCTTCATCAACAACGTTGAGCTCACCAACCTGTCGCTGCCCCTTCTTACCAAGACCGGCGGTGGTCTGACCATCCAGAACAACACCCTGCTCCAGAAGATCGATGGCCTTCCCGAGCTTAAGCAGattggcggcgccgtcctcctccgtgGCAACTTTACCGA GGTCGCCTTGCCCGCTCTTGAGGACGTCAAGGGTGCCTTCGACACCCAGTCCACCGGCAACATTGACACCTCTTGCGACATCTTCAACAAGATGGACGGCCGCCAGATCCAGGGTGACTACAAGTGCCgctccaacaacaccaaggccaacgaggacggcgactccaacggcggcagcgccggcggctccCAGAACGGTAGCGGCAGCGGCTCTGAAGGTGCTGCTGGCATCGTCTCTGTCAACACCGCccttctcggcgccgcccttcttTTCGGGTTCGCTAAGCTGTTGTAA
- a CDS encoding Putative HhH-GPD domain, DNA glycosylase, translating into MATRRSSRLSAQANTMMAPPPVAPVATKSRKRKSTAEPTLTDPVPSSEPVTPPRKRGPKVAPVTPIPPPITPTPSAVGIIAERVNRTAKAKVKAVNRLADPKLTNAPVISPETSRIIASNPAEDSSPSKAPAAASATGGGKHTTTSNILEEACRHLIQVEPRMKPLIEKNHCRVFSPEGLAEKIDPFESLCSGIISQQVSGAAARSIKNKFVALFAEEGSDAESKEFPHPSEVAAASIEHLRTAGLSQRKAEYVKGLAEKFASGELSAQMLAESPYEEVRDRLIAVRGLGLWSVEMFACFGLKRMDVFSLGDLGVQRGMAAFAGRDVAKLKAKGGKWKYMSEKEMAEMASRFAPYRSVFMWYMWRVEETDISTLE; encoded by the coding sequence ATGGCGACCCGGCGTTCATCTCGTCTGAGCGCTCAGGCAAACACCATGATGGCGCCCCCTCCTGTCGCACCAGTGGCCACCAAGAGCCGAAAGAGAAAATCTACGGCAGAACCTACACTCACAGACCCGGTGCCGTCCTCGGAACCCGTGACACCCCCGAGAAAACGGGGCCCGAAAGTTGCTCCCGTCACCCCGATCCCTCCGCCGATCACGCCCACCCCGagcgccgtcggcatcatcgctGAACGGGTGAACCGCACCGCTAAGGCCAAGGTGAAGGCTGTCAACCGCCTTGCTGATCCGAAGCTCACAAACGCACCCGTCATCTCACCCGAGACCTCGCGAATAATCGCCTCTAATCCTGCCGAGGACTCGTCCCCGTCCAAGGCACCTGCTGCAGCCTCCGCCACTGGAGGCGGGAAACACACTACAACGTCAAACATTCTTGAGGAAGCATGCCGGCATCTTATACAGGTCGAACCGCGTATGAAACCTCTCATCGAGAAGAATCATTGCCGCGTGTTCTCGCCCGAGGgcctggccgagaagatcgATCCCTTTGAGAGCCTCTGCAGCGGTATCATCTCGCAGCAGGtgtccggcgccgccgcaaggTCCATCAAGAACAAGTTCGTTGCCCTCTTCGCGGAAGAGGGTTCCGATGCCGAGTCCAAGGAGTTCCCCCACCCCTCGGAGGTGGCGGCCGCTTCCATCGAGCACCTCCGCACCGCCGGCCTGTCGCAGCGCAAGGCCGAGTACGTCAAGGGCCTGGCCGAGAAGTTCGCGAGTGGCGAGTTGAGCGCGCAGATGCTGGCGGAATCTCCCTACGAGGAGGTGCGGGACAGGCTCATCGCGGTGAGGGGTCTAGGGCTTTGGTCGGTCGAGATGTTCGCCTGCTTCGGGCTCAAGAGGATGGACGTGTTCTCGctgggcgacctcggcgtgcAGAGAGGCATGGCGGCCTTTGCGGGACGGGATGTggccaagctcaaggccaagggcggcaagtGGAAGTATATGTCGGAAaaggagatggccgagatggcgagCCGCTTCGCGCCATATCGCAGCGTCTTCATGTGGTATATGTGGAGGGTCGAGGAAACCGATATAAGCACGCTGGAGTAA
- a CDS encoding Putative nucleotide-diphospho-sugar transferase yields the protein MLLPKGGINWKSAQSRLPPTRAIWAFLTRTRFLFLIALTGFVLLLWRGIRSSASEMQSFYCWGPAKPPMEMSLNEQASWAGHLQTPVIFNHHEPLEVNHTSIQHVNLNPIKSTRKAVTNEERVLILTPLKDAAPYLSKYFELIAELTYPHHLIDLAFLVGDSKDDTLAILASELDRIQRRPDKIPFNSAMIVEKDFGFGLSQSVEERHSFKAQGPRRMAMGRARNYLLSAAMKPEHSWIYWRDVDIVDSPKKILEDFIAHDTDILVPNIWFHRYRDGRDIEGRFDYNSWVESDKGRRLAASLDKDVVLAEGYKEYDTGRRHMAREGDWRNNKDEELELDGIGGVNILVKGDVHRSGINFPCYAFENQAETEGFAKMAKRAGYRVVGLPNYVVWHIDTEEKPGNA from the exons ATGCTTCTTCCCAAAGGCGGAATCAACTGGAAGTCGGCCCAGTCCAGACTACCCCCTACCAGAGCGATATGGGCTTTCCTGACCAGGACGCGCTTCCTCTTTCTCATCGCCCTTACTGGCTTTGTTTTGCTGCTATGGCGCGGTATCCGCTCGTCAGCTTCTGAAATGCAGAG CTTCTACTGCTGGGGCCCTGCGAAGCCCCCCATGGAGATGTCGCTCAATGAGCAAGCTTCGTGGGCCGGCCATCTCCAGACCcccgtcatcttcaaccaCCACGAACCCTTGGAAGTCAACCATACCTCGATCCAACACGTCAACCTCAACCCCATCAAGTCCACGCGCAAGGCTGTCACCAATGAGGAGCGTGTTCTGATCCTCACTCCcctcaaggacgccgccCCTTACCTATCCAAGTACTTCGAActgatcgccgagctcaCCTACCCCCACCACCTGATCGACCTTGCCTTCCTTGTGGGCGATTCCAAGGATGATACCCTCGCCATTCTCGCCTCCGAGCTGGACCGCATCCAGCGCCGACCCGACAAGATTCCCTTTAACAGTGCCATGATTGTCGAGAAGGACTTCGGCTTCGGGCTCAGTCAGAGCGTCGAGGAGCGCCATTCGTTCAAGGCGCAGGGTCCCCGACGAATGGCCATGGGCCGCGCCCGTAACTATCTCCTCTCTGCTGCCATGAAGCCCGAGCACTCCTGGATCTACTGGCGTGATGTCGACATTGTAGACAGTCCTAAGAAGATCCTCGAGGACTTCATTGCCCACGACACCGACATCCTTGTGCCCA ACATCTGGTTTCACCGCTACCGCGATGGTCGCGATATCGAGGGTCGTTTCGACTATAATTCCTGGGTTGAGTCTGATAAGGGCCGCAGGCTTGCAGCGAGCTTGGACAAGGATGTCGTCCTCGCAGAAG GTTACAAGGAGTACGACACTGGTCGCAGACATATGGCCAGGGAGGGTGACTGGCGCAACAACAAGGACGAAGAGCTGGAGCTTGATGGTATTGGTGGCGTCaacatcctcgtcaagggcgaTGTCCACCGGTCAG GAATCAACTTCCCGTGCTATGCCTTTGAGAACCAGGCCGAGACAGAAGGCTTCGCCAAGATGGCCAAGCGTGCTGGCTACCGTGTTGTCGGTCTGCCCAACTACGTTGTTTGGCACATTGATACTGAGGAGAAGCCTGGAAACGCATGA
- a CDS encoding Putative cytochrome b-c1 complex subunit 7 — protein MSEARGRSHDPTSRIFAPLRDAPRFCQRDQSQPQAIRKTVLRGIISNPLLSCVHHPPPAATMTSLISKKLADGILARPFLKSIFVPFSNWYANAAGHRKLGLRFDDLFEEETDIVQKALKRLSPKESYDRVFRIRRAVQLSYQHKLLPKSEWTKPEEDYPYLGPIIQQIQAEEAEKLAFETMEVQKKHH, from the exons ATGTCGGAAGCTCGAGGGAGGTCACATGACCCGACATCCCGAATCTTTGCGCCTCTCCGGGATGCTCCACGATTTTGCCAGAGAGACCAGTCCCAACCTCAGGCGATCCGCAAAACCGTACTCCGAGGCATTATATCGaaccctctcctctcctgcgtccaccacccacccccagCCGCCACAATGACTTCTCTTATCTCAAAGAAGCTCGCTGATGGCATCCTCGCTCGCCCCTTCCTGAAGAGCATCTTCGTCCCCTTCTCCAACTGGTACGCCAACGCTGCCGGCCACCGCAAGCTCGGCTTGAG ATTCGACGACCTTttcgaggaggagaccgATATCGTCCAGAAGGCCCTCAAGCGCCTCTCCCCCAAGGAGTCTTACGACCGCGTCTTCCGcatccgccgcgccgtccaGCTCTCCTACCAGCACAAGCTCCTGCCCAAGAGCGAGTGGACCAAGCCTGAGGAG GACTACCCTTACCTCGGACCCATCATCCAGCAGATCCaggccgaagaggccgagaagctggcctTCGAGACGATGGAGGTCCAGAAGAAGCACCACTAA
- a CDS encoding Putative mitochondrial carrier protein → MSHDEHHDVQRGAPHSPDQEYGPYPTSTYPNYSSSRAFPAPAPTPTRAAMATIEKAAAAIPVNETITAFDRWAAGASDAQFNALSGAVGGFTSGVVTCPLDVIKTKLQAQGGFNPVEKGRHVGHPKLYNGLLGTARVIWKEEGIRGMYRGLGPIVLGYLPTWAVWFTVYNKSKDYLKHRHENTVLINFWSSIIAGASSTIVTNPIWVIKTRLMSQSVAHDPGKHYSQFPRSGNTPTSRPTMHSSWHYRSTMDAARKMYTSEGVLSFYSGLTPALLGLTHVAVQFPAYEYLKTKFTGQGMGEPTPGDTQESQWMGVLGASILSKIMASSATYPHEVIRTRLQTQRKPVGGAEYLQGLGIKVTPSVTGEDGKTQQVLSPKYRGVASTFRTILKEEGWRAFYAGMGTNMMRAVPAATVTMLTYEYVMKHLNHARAEGKRKLERGSAPAEP, encoded by the exons ATGTCTCACGACGAACACCACGACGTTCAACGAGGTGCGCCGCACTCGCCAGACCAAGAATATGGGCCGTATCCGACCTCAACATACCCCAACTATAGCAGCTCAAGAGCGTttccggccccggccccgaccCCTACCCGCGCAGCAATGGCTACCATAGAGAAAGCTGCCGCTGCGATACCCGTAAACGAGACCATTACTGCCTTCGATAGGTGGGCCGCCGGTGCCTCCGACGCCCAGTTCAACGCCCTGTCCGGTGCAGTAGGAGGCTTCACTTCAGGCGTCGTGACGTGCCCGCTCGACGTCATCAAGACCAAGTTGCAAGCACAGGGTGGGTTTAATCCCGTCGAAAAAGGGAGGCATGTCGGACACCCGAAACTCTACAACGGCCTGCTGGGCACCGCCCGTGTGATATGGAAAGAAGAGGGCATACGGGGCATGTACAGGGGACTCGGCCCGATAGTACTGGGTTATTTGCCCACATGGGCTGTGTGGTTTACTGTCTACAATAAGAGCAAAGACTACCTGAAGCACCGCCATG AAAACACAGTGTTGATCAACTTTTGGTCATCCATCATAGCTGGTGCTAGTAGCACTATCGTCACGAACCCGATTTGGGTCATCAAGACTCGCTTAATGTCGCAGAGCGTTGCACACGACCCAGGCAAGCATTACTCGCAGTTCCCGAGATCAGGCAACACCCCGACTTCGAGACCGACAATGCACAGCTCGTGGCATTACCGGTCAACGATGGACGCGGCACGCAAGATGTACACGTCAGAGGGCGTACTCTCCTTCTACTCAGGCCTCACTCCGGCCCTACTGGGTCTCACACATGTGGCCGTCCAGTTTCCCGCGTACGAGTACCTGAAGACAAAGTTTACCGGTCAGGGCATGGGAGAGCCGACTCCGGGCGACACACAAGAATCGCAGTGGATGGGAGTGCTGGGCGCTTCGATATTGTCGAAGATCATGGCGAGCAGTGCTACATACCCGCACGAGGTCATCCGTACGAGGCTGCAGACCCAACGAAAGCCTGTAGGAGGGGCTGAGTATCTCCAGGGTCTGGGTATCAAGGTGACGCCCTCCGTGACAGGAGAGGATGGCAAGACGCAGCAGGTACTATCTCCAAAGTATCGTGGCGTGGCCAGCACCTTTCGTACCATTCTCAAAGAGGAGGGTTGGAGGGCTTTTTACGCTGGCATGGGCACCAACATGATGCGAGCGGTGCCAGCcgcgacggtgacgatgcTGACGTACGAGTACGTGATGAAGCATTTGAACCACGCGAGGGCCGAGGGCAAGAGGAAATTGGAAAGGGGCAGCGCGCCTGCTGAGCCCTGA